Genomic window (Flavobacteriales bacterium):
ACATGTTCTTCCAGAGCGATCGCGCCGCTCCGACTCCTTTCGACCTCAACATCAACTTCCTGCCGCCGCGTGCCAAGCAGCACACCTACAACCTGCCCGCAACGCTCTATCCCTACGCCACGCAGCCCAACGGCGAAGTGGCCGCGCAAGGAGAACTGTTCTACAAATTCAAGAAGGGCACCGCATTGGGCGGCAAGTACGGCACCAAGCTCGCCGTGAATGCCAGTGTGGCCTATGCGCTCGACACTACCCGGTTGGGCGCCGCCGACGACACGACGCAGCGATTGGGCTACACGAGCCGGATCTTCGGGGCAAGTGATCGGCGCTACTTCCAGGACATCAACGTGGAGCTGCGCAAGAAGATATCAGACTCCTGGGAACTGGCCGTCACGTACTTGAATCTCGCGTATGACATCGATGTTATCCAGGGCAAGCCAGGGAAGCCGGTTGTGTACACGGACATCATCATCATTGAGGGCCTTCACAAATTCAGCGACCGCACCTCTTTGCGCTTCGAGCTGCAGCACCTGAGCACCAAGCAGGATCAGGGCAATTGGGCCACGGCGCTGGCCGAGCTCACTTTCAGCCCGCATTGGTTCCTGGCTGCCATGGATCAGTACAACTATGTGGGCAATCCCGAGCTGGAAGCCAAAGGCCAGGAAGCGCTGCATTACCCCATCGGCTCGGTGGGCTATATCCACGGAGGCAACCGGTTCCAAGTGAATTACGGCCGCCAGCGCGCAGGGATCTTCTGCGTGGGCGGTGTTTGCCGGCAAGTGCCCGCTGCAAACGGCCTTACCTTGTCCATCACCAGCACGTTCTGAATCATGCGACCGCTGATCCTATGCGCGACGATTGGCCTGTTGGCAGTCAGCTGCGACAAAGTGGAGAACCCTGTTGAACAGCGCAATGACTCCGGCGGAAGCGGGGAGTCCGTGAAGCGCCGCGCCTTGCTCGAGGAATTCACCGGCCACCATTGCAACAACTGCCCTGCAGCCCATGCCGTTGCTGCGCAGCTCAAGACCTTGTATGGTGATGATCTGATCCTGGTCGGGCTCCACGCTGCGGCCAACATCAACTCGAGCTTCATTCTCCCGCAGAGCAATGCCGATGGCAGCTATGCCACCGATTTCAGGACCGCCGAAGGTCAGACCTACGCCACCAACTTCGCGGTGACCTTTCTGCCCTCGGGCATGGTGAACCGAGCTCCTTACAACAGCTCCACGGTGCTTTCGAGCGCGAGTTGGGGCAGTGCGATCGAGGAAATCGTGAACGAGGATGCCAAGTTCGATGTGTGGATCAGCGATTTGCAGCACGACGCCGGAGCCAATACGGTGAGCGCTACGGTGAAAGTGGCCGTGCTGGAGGATGTCACCGGGGAATTCAAGCTCACTACCTACCTGACCGAGGACCACATCGTGGATTGGCAGTACAACTCGCAGGCAACACCACCCGACGTGCCCAACTATGACCACCGCCATGTGTTCCGCAAGACCTTGGATGGGGCCTGGGGGCAAGTGGCCATTGCCGCTACGGCCAACCAGGGCGATACGCTCACCTTCTCATACACGGGGGTCTCCATGAATCCGGCGTGGGTGGCTGCCAATTGCGAGCTGGTCACCTATGTGTACGACGCGGCTACCAATGCCGTGATGCAGGCCGCCGAGCGGAAGTTCCAGCCTTAACAATTCGAGGGGAGCGCTCCGGATACCGATCCGGGTTATCAACCGTTCCCCTACACGGTGCTTCGGCCGCTTGTGGAAAAACCGACCATCCCCGGGCCTCTTTTCCGCGCAGCATGCACTACTTTCAGCCCTGCTAAACCCGAATCGTGATGATGGACCAAGGAAGGAAGATGATGGAGTTCAGCAAGCAGGTTCTCCAGAAGGTCAGTTTTGACCCTCGCCTGTTCCGGAAGGAGTTGATCAAGGCCCGCAAATGGGTGGGCCAAAGCGATCAGTTGGTCCTGAAGGCTTGGTGCTTGGCCACCTTCGGTCATTTATACAAGGACGTGATCGTCGAGGTGTTCCAGAGCACCATGAGGACCTGAGGCTGG
Coding sequences:
- a CDS encoding Omp28 family outer membrane lipoprotein; this translates as MRPLILCATIGLLAVSCDKVENPVEQRNDSGGSGESVKRRALLEEFTGHHCNNCPAAHAVAAQLKTLYGDDLILVGLHAAANINSSFILPQSNADGSYATDFRTAEGQTYATNFAVTFLPSGMVNRAPYNSSTVLSSASWGSAIEEIVNEDAKFDVWISDLQHDAGANTVSATVKVAVLEDVTGEFKLTTYLTEDHIVDWQYNSQATPPDVPNYDHRHVFRKTLDGAWGQVAIAATANQGDTLTFSYTGVSMNPAWVAANCELVTYVYDAATNAVMQAAERKFQP